A single genomic interval of Pseudorca crassidens isolate mPseCra1 chromosome 19, mPseCra1.hap1, whole genome shotgun sequence harbors:
- the ZACN gene encoding LOW QUALITY PROTEIN: ligand-gated cation channel ZACN (The sequence of the model RefSeq protein was modified relative to this genomic sequence to represent the inferred CDS: inserted 1 base in 1 codon; deleted 1 base in 1 codon), with the protein MRKRQVYIDRGASSRRPSEQLLPMALRLLLHLTFLGLGTALWLQRVSGWQVESDILRYTVSSTMLLRLVSTHHQFLAGHSPGHRQGRVTLPWDSLWTPGLTIREVLWVNWQGQSPQARVDRDGHIELYLVLTTETNCDFELFHFPRDQRHCSLSFFAFGNTVMELEFQAHVMNEMVSVKREYVVRDLKTQVPSQQLVPCFQVTLCLQNTALKAIIALSVPGEALLLADLCGALLPLRTARVAYKVTLLLGYLVFHSSLVQALPSFSSCNPLLIHYVTALLLLLFISTTETGLLSGLLAHSNLRAESSPSPVLSRERHDCGNPGPNPEEASRGGKGSRRSWAEXADHIFFLVYVAGALCSQFICAVLRMWATCKLDPAPGEAAPHGGWPRL; encoded by the exons ATGCGGAAGCGCCAGGTGTATATAGATCGGGGAGCCAGCAGCCGCCG CCCCTCCGAGCAGCTGCTGCCAATGGCCCTGCGGCTCCTGCTCCATCTCACCTTCCTCGGGCTCGGAACCGCACTGTGGCTCCAGCGTGTCAGCGGTTGGCAGGTAGAAAGC gacatCCTGCGGTACACAGTGTCCTCCACGATGCTGCTTCGACTGGTGAGCACCCACCACCagt TCCTGGCTGGACACTCGCCTGGCCACCGGCAGGGCAGAGTCACGCTGCCCTGGGACTCTCTCTGGACACCAGGACTCACTATCCGGGAGGT GCTCTGGGTGAACTGGCAGGGCCAGAGCCCACAAGCCCGAGTGGACCGGGATGGCCACATCGAGCTCTACCTGGTCCTCACCACGGAGACCAACTGTGACTTTGAGCTTTTCCACTTCCCCAGGGACCAGCGCCACTGCAGCCTCAGCTTCTTCGCTTTTGGCAACACTG TGATGGAGCTGGAGTTCCAGGCCCATGTGATGAATGAGATGGTGAGTGTCAAGAGAGAATACGTAGTTCGGGATTTGAAAACCCAAGTCCCATCCCAGCAGCTGGTGCCCTGCTTCCAGGTGACG TTGTGCCTGCAGAACACAGCGCTAAAGGCCATCATAGCGCTCTCGGTACCCGGGGAGGCACTGCTGTTGGCTGACCTGTGCGGGGCGCTGCTGCCCCTCCGGACGGCGCGCGTTGCCTACAAGGTGACCCTGCTGCTGGGCTACCTCGTCTTCCACTCCTCCCTGGTTCAGGCCCTGCCCAGCTTCTCCTCCTGCAACCCGCTGCTCA ttCACTACGTCActgccctgctgctgctgctcttcaTCAGCACCACG GAGACCGGGCTATTGTCCGGGCTGCTGGCCCACAGCAACCTCAGGGCTGAGAGCAGCCCCAGCCCGGTCCTGAGCAGGGAGCGGCACGACTGTGGGAACCCAGGGCCCAATCCTGAag AAGCCTCCAGAGGAGGAAAGGGGTCCAGgaggagctgggctg ctgctGACCACATCTTCTTCCTGGTGTACGTGGCAGGGGCGCTGTGTAGCCAGTTCATCTGCGCTGTGCTCCGGATGTGGGCGACATGCAAGTTGGACCCAGCCCCTGGTGAGGCTGCACCCCACGGCGGGTGGCCCAGGCTGtaa